One genomic window of Cheilinus undulatus linkage group 7, ASM1832078v1, whole genome shotgun sequence includes the following:
- the LOC121512790 gene encoding tyrosine-protein kinase ZAP-70 isoform X1 yields the protein MSIDPAAELPFFYGSISRSDAEQHLKLAGMADGLFLLRQCLRSLGGYVLSVVWNLEFHHYSIEKQLNGTYCITGGKTHCGPAELCEYYSKDPDGLVCTLRKPCLRSPDTPIRPGVFDNLRENMLREYVRQTWNLEGEAMEQAIISQAPQLEKLIATTAHEKMPWYHGKISRQEGERRLYCGVQPDGKFLVRDREEAGTFALSMMYGKTVYHYQVLHDKSGKYSMPEGTKFDTIWQLVEYLKMKADGLVTVLTEACNNGKAAAAEKPHLPSNRRPGGNGYTPPPRAVTTPANSVPADRTPLPMDCDGFNPYHNPNEVRKFNIKRTQLLIDEVELGSGNFGCVKKGVFKTETGQVDVAIKVLKNDNENLVKEEMMREAEIMYQLSNPYIVRMLGLCNAENLMLVMEMASAGPLNKFLSSNKDRITVENIVELMHQVSLGMKYLEEKNFVHRDLAARNVLLVNQRFAKISDFGLSKALGADDNYYKARTSGKWPLKWYAPECIRFYKFSSKSDVWSFGVTMWEAFSYGGKPYKKMKGMEVTRFIDDGNRMECPPACPERMYTLMKECWTYKYEERPDFKKVEESMRSYHYSLSSKAKPEEAEAEAEAEAAAAAEPVK from the exons ATGTCCATCGACCCAGCGGCCGAGCTGCCTTTCTTCTATGGCAGCATCAGCCGCTCAGATGCCGAGCAGCACCTGAAGCTGGCCGGGATGGCCGACGGGCTCTTCTTGCTGCGACAGTGTCTGCGCAGTCTGGGGGGCTATGTCCTGTCTGTGGTGTGGAACCTGGAGTTTCATCATTATTCCATAGAGAAGCAGCTCAATGGGACATACTGTATCACTGGAGGGAAGACACACTGTGGGCCTGCAGAGCTCTGTGAGTATTACAGTAAAGACCCAGACGGGCTGGTGTGCACCCTGAGGAAGCCCTGTCTGCGATCCCCAGACACCCCGATACGGCCTGGTGTGTTTGACAACCTAAGAGAAAACATGCTGAGGGAGTACGTGAGGCAGACCTGGAACCTGGAG GGAGAGGCCATGGAGCAGGCGATCATCAGCCAAGCCCCTCAGCTGGAGAAACTGATCGCCACAACAGCCCATGAGAAGATGCCCTGGTATCACGGTAAAATCAGTCGACAGGAAGGTGAGAGGAGACTTTACTGTGGAGTACAACCAGATGGCAAGTTTCT agtgAGGGACAGAGAGGAGGCGGGAACTTTTGCGCTCTCAATGATGTATGGGAAAACGGTGTACCACTATCAGGTGCTTCATGATAAATCAGGGAAATACTCTATGCCTGAGGGGACAAAGTTTGACACAATCTGGCAG CTGGTTGAGTACCTGAAGATGAAAGCTGATGGCCTGGTGACTGTTCTCACCGAGGCTTGTAATAACGgaaaagctgctgctgctgaaa AGCCCCACCTCCCATCCAAC AGGCGACCTGGTGGAAATGGATACACACCGCCACCCAGAG CTGTCACAACCCCAGCCAACAGTGTGCCTGCAGACCGTACTCCTCTGCCAATGGACTGCGATGGATTCAACCCGTACCATAACCCCAATGAAGTAAGGAAGTTTAACATCAAGAGGACTCAGCTGCTGATCGATGAGGTGGAGCTCGGCTCAGGGAACTTTGGCTGCGTTAAGAAAGGAGTCTTCAAGACTGAAAC AGGCCAGGTGGACGTGGCCATCAAAGTGCTGAAGAATGATAACGAGAATCTGGTGAAGGAGGAGATGATGAGGGAAGCAGAGATCATGTACCAGCTCAGTAACCCCTACATCGTCCGCATGCTGGGTCTGTGTAACGCTGAAAACCTCATGCTGGTCATGGAGATGGCTTCTGCTGGGCCTCTCAACAAATTCCTCTCCAGCAACAA GGATAGAATAACAGTGGAGAACATCGTGGAGCTGATGCATCAAGTATCTTTGGGAATGAAGTATCTGGAGGAAAAGAACTTTGTGCACAGAGACTTAGCAGCTCGTAACGTCCTACTGGTCAACCAACGGTTCGCCAAGATCAGTGACTTTGGGCTTTCAAAGGCCCTGGGAGCAGATGACAACTACTACAAG GCTCGGACTTCAGGTAAATGGCCTTTGAAATGGTACGCTCCAGAATGTATACGCTTCTACAAATTCTCCAGTAAAAGTGACGTGTGGAGTTTTGGTGTCACTATGTGGGAGGCCTTCTCCTATGGAGGGAAACCTTACAAG AAAATGAAAGGAATGGAAGTTACACGCTTCATTGATGATGGGAACCGCATGGAGTGTCCACCAGCATGTCCAGAGAGAATGTATACACTGATGAAGGAATGCTGGACATACAA ATACGAAGAGCGCCCTGACTTCAAGAAGGTTGAAGAGTCCATGAGGTCCTACCATTACTCCTTATCAAGCAAGGCAAAGCCTGAGGAAGCTGAAGCTGAAGCTGAagctgaagctgctgctgctgctgagcccGTCAAATAG
- the LOC121512790 gene encoding tyrosine-protein kinase ZAP-70 isoform X2, which produces MEQAIISQAPQLEKLIATTAHEKMPWYHGKISRQEGERRLYCGVQPDGKFLVRDREEAGTFALSMMYGKTVYHYQVLHDKSGKYSMPEGTKFDTIWQLVEYLKMKADGLVTVLTEACNNGKAAAAEKPHLPSNRRPGGNGYTPPPRAVTTPANSVPADRTPLPMDCDGFNPYHNPNEVRKFNIKRTQLLIDEVELGSGNFGCVKKGVFKTETGQVDVAIKVLKNDNENLVKEEMMREAEIMYQLSNPYIVRMLGLCNAENLMLVMEMASAGPLNKFLSSNKDRITVENIVELMHQVSLGMKYLEEKNFVHRDLAARNVLLVNQRFAKISDFGLSKALGADDNYYKARTSGKWPLKWYAPECIRFYKFSSKSDVWSFGVTMWEAFSYGGKPYKKMKGMEVTRFIDDGNRMECPPACPERMYTLMKECWTYKYEERPDFKKVEESMRSYHYSLSSKAKPEEAEAEAEAEAAAAAEPVK; this is translated from the exons ATGGAGCAGGCGATCATCAGCCAAGCCCCTCAGCTGGAGAAACTGATCGCCACAACAGCCCATGAGAAGATGCCCTGGTATCACGGTAAAATCAGTCGACAGGAAGGTGAGAGGAGACTTTACTGTGGAGTACAACCAGATGGCAAGTTTCT agtgAGGGACAGAGAGGAGGCGGGAACTTTTGCGCTCTCAATGATGTATGGGAAAACGGTGTACCACTATCAGGTGCTTCATGATAAATCAGGGAAATACTCTATGCCTGAGGGGACAAAGTTTGACACAATCTGGCAG CTGGTTGAGTACCTGAAGATGAAAGCTGATGGCCTGGTGACTGTTCTCACCGAGGCTTGTAATAACGgaaaagctgctgctgctgaaa AGCCCCACCTCCCATCCAAC AGGCGACCTGGTGGAAATGGATACACACCGCCACCCAGAG CTGTCACAACCCCAGCCAACAGTGTGCCTGCAGACCGTACTCCTCTGCCAATGGACTGCGATGGATTCAACCCGTACCATAACCCCAATGAAGTAAGGAAGTTTAACATCAAGAGGACTCAGCTGCTGATCGATGAGGTGGAGCTCGGCTCAGGGAACTTTGGCTGCGTTAAGAAAGGAGTCTTCAAGACTGAAAC AGGCCAGGTGGACGTGGCCATCAAAGTGCTGAAGAATGATAACGAGAATCTGGTGAAGGAGGAGATGATGAGGGAAGCAGAGATCATGTACCAGCTCAGTAACCCCTACATCGTCCGCATGCTGGGTCTGTGTAACGCTGAAAACCTCATGCTGGTCATGGAGATGGCTTCTGCTGGGCCTCTCAACAAATTCCTCTCCAGCAACAA GGATAGAATAACAGTGGAGAACATCGTGGAGCTGATGCATCAAGTATCTTTGGGAATGAAGTATCTGGAGGAAAAGAACTTTGTGCACAGAGACTTAGCAGCTCGTAACGTCCTACTGGTCAACCAACGGTTCGCCAAGATCAGTGACTTTGGGCTTTCAAAGGCCCTGGGAGCAGATGACAACTACTACAAG GCTCGGACTTCAGGTAAATGGCCTTTGAAATGGTACGCTCCAGAATGTATACGCTTCTACAAATTCTCCAGTAAAAGTGACGTGTGGAGTTTTGGTGTCACTATGTGGGAGGCCTTCTCCTATGGAGGGAAACCTTACAAG AAAATGAAAGGAATGGAAGTTACACGCTTCATTGATGATGGGAACCGCATGGAGTGTCCACCAGCATGTCCAGAGAGAATGTATACACTGATGAAGGAATGCTGGACATACAA ATACGAAGAGCGCCCTGACTTCAAGAAGGTTGAAGAGTCCATGAGGTCCTACCATTACTCCTTATCAAGCAAGGCAAAGCCTGAGGAAGCTGAAGCTGAAGCTGAagctgaagctgctgctgctgctgagcccGTCAAATAG